A window of the bacterium genome harbors these coding sequences:
- a CDS encoding MBL fold metallo-hydrolase yields MAATLAESAPPEIAHTITLTVLGSGTRVLLPERSMAGYALRCDDHLLLLDCGDGVIRRGLEAGLPLIAVDAILITHLHLDHIADLPPLLWALHGEGKQRQDRPLHLYGPPGLRNFYEGLAVLYGKWIDNIVVPIHVQEVSAQTFQAGPWQVHTLPMNHGVPANGYRLQAGSAVLAYTGDTGPCPEIAKLAAEAEVLIAECSFPNGQGLANHLTAGEVGEIARAANCRRVLLSHLYPESLAAPVVAQCREFFSGEVKLAGDLDRLTL; encoded by the coding sequence ATGGCCGCAACGCTGGCAGAATCCGCCCCGCCCGAAATCGCGCACACGATCACGCTCACGGTGTTGGGCTCAGGCACGCGGGTGTTGCTGCCCGAGCGCAGCATGGCGGGCTATGCCCTGAGGTGCGATGATCACCTCCTGCTGTTGGATTGCGGCGACGGCGTGATTCGCCGTGGATTGGAGGCCGGCTTGCCGCTGATCGCGGTCGATGCGATTTTGATCACCCATCTTCACCTCGATCACATCGCCGATCTGCCGCCGCTGCTGTGGGCGTTGCACGGCGAAGGCAAACAGCGGCAGGATCGGCCGCTGCACTTGTATGGCCCGCCCGGCCTCCGGAATTTCTACGAAGGCTTGGCGGTTCTTTACGGCAAGTGGATTGACAACATTGTCGTTCCCATTCACGTGCAGGAGGTGTCGGCCCAAACGTTTCAAGCCGGCCCCTGGCAGGTGCACACTTTGCCGATGAATCACGGCGTGCCGGCCAACGGCTACCGTCTGCAAGCCGGCAGTGCAGTGCTGGCCTACACCGGCGATACCGGCCCCTGTCCAGAAATCGCAAAGTTGGCCGCCGAGGCGGAGGTGTTGATCGCCGAGTGTTCGTTTCCCAACGGCCAGGGCCTGGCGAATCATTTGACGGCCGGCGAAGTTGGAGAAATCGCACGGGCTGCCAATTGCCGGCGGGTGCTGCTGTCGCATTTGTATCCGGAGAGCCTCGCAGCGCCGGTGGTGGCGCAATGCCGGGAATTCTTTTCCGGCGAGGTCAAACTTGCCGGCGATTTGGATCGTCTAACGCTGTGA
- a CDS encoding MotA/TolQ/ExbB proton channel family protein, producing MQTVWHFLQQGGITMFPLGLCSLVGVAVIIEKLLSLRRRKVLTPEVVSVIESISSPQDVDLVLSVCQKHNGPLSNIIRTALEHRSLPHEQMKEIIIDRGRQEVRALERGLVALETVAAISPLLGLFGTVLGILKIFKVISQMGVGQAAALAGGISEALITTIVGLAIGIPALAVYNYFTKRAEDLVLDIEDQTSALLLKIRAFTPAGDPPRAGQAAAA from the coding sequence ATGCAAACGGTTTGGCATTTTCTGCAGCAAGGCGGCATCACCATGTTCCCGCTCGGCCTGTGTTCCCTGGTCGGCGTGGCGGTGATCATCGAAAAACTCCTGAGCCTGCGGCGCCGGAAGGTTCTCACGCCCGAAGTGGTGTCGGTGATCGAGAGCATTTCTTCGCCGCAGGACGTGGACCTGGTCTTGTCGGTCTGCCAGAAGCACAACGGGCCGCTGTCCAACATCATTCGCACCGCGCTGGAGCATCGCAGCCTGCCCCATGAGCAGATGAAGGAGATCATCATTGATCGCGGCCGCCAGGAAGTCCGCGCGCTCGAGCGCGGCCTGGTGGCCCTGGAAACGGTCGCCGCGATTTCGCCGTTGCTCGGGCTGTTCGGCACCGTGCTCGGCATTCTGAAGATCTTCAAGGTGATCAGCCAGATGGGCGTGGGCCAGGCGGCGGCATTGGCGGGCGGCATTTCGGAGGCGTTGATCACCACCATCGTGGGTTTGGCGATCGGCATTCCGGCCCTGGCCGTTTACAATTACTTCACCAAGCGCGCGGAAGATTTGGTGTTGGATATCGAAGACCAGACTTCGGCGCTCCTGCTCAAAATCCGCGCCTTCACGCCCGCCGGCGACCCACCGCGTGCGGGCCAGGCAGCCGCTGCTTGA
- a CDS encoding divalent-cation tolerance protein CutA gives MENLNDKLVVLVTAANAEEGAKLANLIVGQRLAACVNVLPGIRSFFWWQGKIDEQEEVLLIIKTTRPLLQELIATVQAHHSYQVPEIIALPIVAGAEDYLRWLVAEVKPHPVG, from the coding sequence ATGGAAAATCTCAACGACAAGCTGGTGGTGCTGGTCACTGCCGCCAATGCCGAAGAAGGCGCAAAGCTCGCAAACTTGATCGTCGGACAGCGGCTCGCAGCCTGCGTCAATGTCTTGCCCGGCATTCGTTCGTTCTTCTGGTGGCAGGGCAAAATCGACGAGCAGGAAGAGGTGCTGTTGATCATCAAGACCACGCGGCCGCTGCTGCAGGAATTGATCGCCACCGTGCAGGCACATCATTCCTACCAAGTGCCGGAGATCATCGCCCTGCCCATCGTCGCGGGCGCGGAAGACTATCTGCGCTGGCTGGTGGCCGAAGTGAAGCCGCACCCGGTGGGCTGA
- a CDS encoding TonB-dependent receptor, whose product MERFSQRLVNFLLTALLLAGGAALNGQTPAARGVIAGTVREATTREALPGVNLIVEGTSIGAASDIDGRFLIRGVPPGNYRVRASLIGYLTSMSAVLRVNAGDTTRLSFQLRESAIDVPEVVVTASKKAQSFLETPVSLSVVNARQIEQQNFVSLDRLLEFAPGVNLMGGQINIRGSSGYSRGAGTRVLLLVDGVPMLPGDSGDIKWDQIPPNEVERVEVVKGAASSLYGSNALGGVVNIITKDPSEKPVTAVKTSTGIYDKPRYPEWRFTERTQFYNYQDISHSRAFGKLRVRASLGRRESTGYSQNGNYRRFNGYTKLKYNFTSTSFLTAYANLANNYGGEAIAAQSINEITRVPEASAGLNTHTRRLQTGVTYQTLLGSNMTLRLRDSFYYSRFENDLAETDPNPFVQNASPHIDSRAQKNDLEAQLDIELNPVHSSTVGMSGTLNSINSTLFGTHDGRDFSAYLQHEWKATTALTLTGSLRFDYHWVDTGLREYHLNPRFGLVYVVSPSASLRLSSGRGFRAATMAELFTLTKASGFVVIPNPNLSSEIGWSHEIGGQFVLSNVFINPAVFWSDYEDLIEGRFVTKRNQNVIQFQNFNRARIRGAELDFNTSFWNRRLSLGGSYTYLDARQLERRNDVTGVTESSDEPLCYRPRHLLTGNATLTLGRYFLGVDSRYVSRVQFCVFPDQPNVAQRVTNFSAGVRLAPAEITLNVYNAFDYYYTQVESNLEPIRSVALTTAFLF is encoded by the coding sequence ATGGAACGTTTTTCCCAGCGGTTGGTAAATTTCCTCCTCACCGCCCTGCTGCTTGCCGGCGGGGCCGCGCTCAACGGGCAAACCCCGGCGGCGCGCGGCGTCATCGCCGGCACCGTGCGCGAGGCCACGACCCGGGAGGCGCTGCCCGGCGTCAATCTCATCGTCGAAGGCACCAGCATCGGCGCGGCCTCCGATATTGACGGCCGCTTCCTCATTCGCGGCGTGCCGCCGGGCAACTATCGCGTGCGCGCCTCCTTGATCGGTTACCTCACCAGCATGAGTGCCGTGCTGCGCGTGAATGCCGGCGATACCACGCGCCTCAGTTTTCAATTGCGCGAATCGGCCATTGACGTGCCGGAAGTGGTGGTGACCGCCAGCAAGAAGGCGCAGTCCTTCTTGGAAACACCGGTGAGCTTGAGCGTCGTGAATGCGCGCCAAATCGAGCAGCAGAATTTTGTTTCGCTGGACCGGCTGCTGGAGTTTGCGCCGGGCGTGAATCTGATGGGCGGGCAAATCAACATCCGCGGCTCTTCCGGATACAGCCGCGGCGCGGGCACGCGCGTCCTGCTGCTGGTCGACGGCGTCCCGATGCTGCCCGGCGACAGCGGCGACATCAAGTGGGATCAGATTCCGCCCAATGAAGTCGAGCGCGTGGAAGTGGTGAAAGGCGCGGCCTCCTCGCTGTATGGCAGCAACGCGCTGGGCGGCGTGGTCAACATCATCACCAAAGATCCGAGCGAGAAACCGGTCACCGCCGTCAAAACCTCGACCGGCATTTACGACAAGCCGCGCTATCCGGAATGGCGCTTCACCGAGCGCACGCAGTTCTACAACTATCAGGATATTTCCCATTCGCGCGCGTTCGGCAAGTTGCGGGTGCGCGCCTCGCTCGGCCGCCGGGAATCGACCGGCTACTCGCAAAACGGCAACTATCGCCGCTTCAACGGCTACACCAAGCTGAAATACAATTTCACATCGACGTCGTTCCTCACGGCTTATGCCAATCTCGCCAACAACTACGGTGGCGAGGCCATCGCGGCTCAAAGCATCAATGAGATCACGCGCGTGCCGGAAGCCTCCGCCGGCTTGAACACGCATACCCGCCGCCTGCAAACCGGTGTCACCTATCAAACCCTGCTGGGCAGCAACATGACCCTGCGGCTGCGCGATTCCTTCTACTACAGCCGCTTCGAGAACGATCTCGCCGAAACCGATCCCAATCCGTTCGTGCAAAACGCCAGCCCGCACATCGATTCACGCGCCCAGAAAAACGACCTCGAGGCCCAGCTCGATATCGAGTTGAATCCCGTGCATTCCTCCACGGTGGGCATGTCGGGAACGTTGAACAGCATCAACTCCACGCTGTTCGGCACGCACGACGGCCGCGATTTTTCCGCCTACTTGCAGCATGAATGGAAAGCGACGACGGCACTCACGCTGACCGGCAGTTTGCGCTTTGATTATCACTGGGTGGACACGGGCCTGCGGGAGTATCATCTCAACCCGCGCTTCGGGCTGGTCTATGTCGTTTCGCCTTCGGCGTCGCTGCGCCTGTCTTCCGGCCGCGGTTTTCGCGCCGCCACCATGGCCGAGCTTTTCACGCTGACCAAAGCCAGCGGCTTTGTGGTGATTCCCAATCCCAATCTCAGCTCGGAAATCGGCTGGTCGCATGAGATCGGCGGGCAATTCGTGCTCAGCAACGTCTTCATCAATCCTGCCGTGTTCTGGAGTGATTATGAGGATTTGATCGAAGGCCGCTTCGTGACCAAGCGCAATCAAAATGTCATCCAGTTTCAAAACTTCAACCGGGCGCGCATCCGCGGCGCGGAACTGGATTTCAATACTTCCTTCTGGAACCGGCGGCTGTCTTTGGGAGGAAGCTACACTTATCTCGACGCGCGGCAGTTGGAACGCCGCAACGATGTGACCGGCGTGACCGAATCTTCCGATGAACCGCTGTGCTACCGGCCGCGTCACCTGCTCACCGGCAACGCGACCCTCACGCTTGGCCGCTACTTCCTGGGCGTCGATTCGCGCTACGTCAGCCGGGTGCAATTCTGCGTTTTTCCCGACCAGCCCAACGTCGCGCAGCGGGTCACGAACTTCAGCGCGGGCGTGCGCCTGGCGCCGGCGGAAATCACGCTCAACGTCTACAACGCGTTTGACTATTACTACACGCAAGTCGAAAGCAATCTCGAACCCATCCGCAGCGTGGCCCTGACCACGGCCTTCCTTTTCTGA
- a CDS encoding biopolymer transporter ExbD, with protein MQFYDSKFSFAASTRARSGRRVFINITSLIDVVFMLLMFFFISSTFIEQPGMKLDLPSAKSADVTQVESYILYIFKDGRIRLNEQELTLETLPAALQPAASQLAQTTLHLFADENVPHGKVVKVMDIAKQAGVKKLAIATIPEASGN; from the coding sequence ATGCAATTCTACGACAGCAAATTCTCCTTTGCCGCGTCCACACGCGCGCGTTCGGGCCGGCGCGTGTTCATCAACATCACCTCGTTGATCGATGTCGTATTCATGCTGCTGATGTTCTTCTTCATCAGCTCGACCTTCATCGAGCAGCCGGGCATGAAGCTGGATCTGCCCAGCGCCAAAAGCGCGGACGTCACCCAGGTGGAATCCTACATCCTTTACATCTTCAAAGACGGCAGAATTCGTTTGAATGAACAGGAGCTGACCCTGGAAACCCTGCCTGCGGCGCTGCAACCGGCAGCCAGCCAGCTTGCGCAGACAACGCTGCATCTGTTCGCCGATGAAAACGTGCCGCACGGCAAAGTGGTGAAGGTGATGGATATTGCCAAGCAGGCCGGCGTAAAGAAGCTGGCGATCGCGACGATTCCCGAGGCGAGCGGGAATTGA
- a CDS encoding BlaI/MecI/CopY family transcriptional regulator, giving the protein MRSLAMKGIVCLAAMLLPLLLRAQTMPPLLPGAAHPHLDSLNLSSALPDSNEAIAVRADSSAAAVLRGETPEARLLRLRRQAFVEQMLAHASLGVMDSTLAFRLAAYVPVIGLTAEELARLQPQRDPIAEAVRRDQLGVPSLFNLGEALGKGVKYLANKTGLARSQPNLWTAIPSAAEVSVMKVLWQEGKATPAAIYARVDSLALTVKDLEVLLENLRARGWLTRAQVSPQNEFTAFGIVKFEMSRKNAKNREFLYQPVIHREDMLAYLDASAYSRQVRHAYGDDLVVAHLRQLMTILATEGTAGKN; this is encoded by the coding sequence ATGCGCTCACTCGCGATGAAAGGGATTGTCTGCCTGGCGGCCATGTTGCTCCCGCTACTGCTGCGCGCGCAAACCATGCCGCCGCTCTTGCCTGGCGCGGCCCACCCCCATCTTGATTCGCTCAACCTCTCTTCCGCTCTACCGGATTCCAACGAGGCCATCGCCGTGCGCGCGGATTCTTCTGCCGCTGCTGTCTTGCGTGGTGAAACGCCGGAAGCGCGCTTGCTGCGGCTGCGCCGGCAGGCATTCGTCGAGCAGATGCTGGCGCATGCCTCTTTGGGCGTCATGGATTCGACGTTGGCTTTCCGGCTGGCCGCCTACGTGCCGGTGATCGGATTGACCGCAGAAGAGCTTGCCCGCCTACAGCCGCAGCGTGACCCAATCGCTGAAGCCGTGCGCCGCGATCAACTCGGCGTGCCTTCACTGTTCAATCTCGGCGAAGCGTTGGGCAAAGGCGTGAAATATCTCGCCAACAAAACCGGCTTGGCGCGATCGCAACCCAATCTCTGGACGGCAATTCCTTCGGCTGCCGAGGTCAGTGTCATGAAAGTGCTGTGGCAGGAGGGCAAGGCCACGCCGGCGGCGATCTATGCCCGGGTCGACAGTCTGGCATTGACGGTGAAGGATCTTGAAGTGCTGCTGGAGAACCTGCGGGCGCGCGGTTGGCTCACGCGCGCGCAGGTTTCGCCGCAAAATGAATTCACCGCCTTCGGCATCGTGAAGTTCGAAATGAGCCGCAAGAACGCCAAGAACCGCGAATTTCTCTACCAGCCGGTGATTCACCGCGAGGACATGCTGGCCTATCTCGATGCTTCGGCCTATTCGCGGCAAGTGCGCCACGCGTACGGTGATGATCTCGTGGTGGCGCATTTGCGCCAACTGATGACAATCCTGGCAACTGAAGGAACGGCAGGCAAAAACTGA